GGGACGGAATCGAGGGTCCTATACATCATGGACTTTTTGATCCCCCTCTACCAGGACGAGAAGAACATCGTCTTTTCAAACATCAAATACACCCCAAACGACCACGACGGCTGGGAGCTGAACGTGGGGGCGGGCTACAGGCGCCTCCTCTGGGATGACCAGTTACTCTTGGGGCTTAACGCCTACTACGACCAGAGGAAAACGGACTGGGGGACTAACCACGAGCAGTGGGGCTTGGGGCTGGAGGCTATGGC
Above is a window of Candidatus Zymogenus saltonus DNA encoding:
- a CDS encoding inverse autotransporter beta domain-containing protein — encoded protein: MKLKKFISFMLFLVLAAAIFAVPSLAEDKTDDPGSAWNIYFRPGVRFGTESRVLYIMDFLIPLYQDEKNIVFSNIKYTPNDHDGWELNVGAGYRRLLWDDQLLLGLNAYYDQRKTDWGTNHEQWGLGLEAMA